The following are from one region of the Mycolicibacterium diernhoferi genome:
- a CDS encoding NADPH:quinone oxidoreductase family protein, whose protein sequence is MKALVAQELTGPAGLVYADVDDVVAGDAVIIDVGAAGVCFPDLLLTRGEYQLRLEPPFIPGMEVAGTVRSAPAGSGFTVGQRVSGLSMIGGYAEQAAVLPANVVPTPDGIDDASAVALLGNYYTMYFALARRAALRSGETVLVLGSAGGIGVASIQIAKALGARVVALVHRTDAQDFVAGVGADVVLPLGDGWKQAVLDATDGRGVDVVVDPVGGDAFDDAIRVLAPEGRLLVIGFAAGQGIPTVKVNRLLLRNVSVVGVGWGEFVRQTPAAQAEVGAGLGALVAAGLRPPAPVTYRLADGAQGLQALADGKVRGKLVLVP, encoded by the coding sequence GTGAAAGCCCTTGTAGCGCAGGAGCTCACAGGTCCTGCCGGGCTGGTCTACGCCGACGTCGATGATGTGGTGGCAGGCGACGCCGTCATCATCGACGTCGGTGCGGCCGGCGTCTGCTTCCCCGATCTGCTGCTGACCCGCGGCGAGTACCAGCTGAGGCTGGAGCCGCCGTTCATCCCGGGCATGGAGGTGGCCGGAACGGTGCGTTCGGCCCCGGCCGGATCGGGTTTCACGGTCGGCCAACGGGTTTCGGGGCTGTCCATGATCGGCGGCTACGCCGAGCAGGCGGCGGTGCTGCCGGCAAATGTGGTGCCCACTCCCGACGGTATCGACGATGCGTCGGCGGTGGCGCTGCTCGGCAACTACTACACGATGTACTTCGCCCTGGCACGCCGTGCGGCACTGCGGTCCGGGGAGACCGTGCTGGTGCTCGGATCCGCAGGCGGTATCGGCGTCGCGAGCATCCAGATCGCCAAGGCACTCGGTGCCCGGGTGGTGGCGCTGGTGCACCGCACCGATGCGCAGGACTTCGTGGCCGGCGTCGGCGCCGATGTGGTGCTGCCGCTCGGGGATGGCTGGAAGCAGGCCGTGCTGGACGCCACCGACGGTCGCGGCGTGGACGTGGTGGTGGACCCGGTCGGCGGTGACGCCTTTGACGACGCCATCCGGGTGCTGGCCCCCGAGGGCCGGCTGCTGGTGATCGGATTCGCTGCCGGCCAAGGCATCCCGACGGTCAAGGTGAACCGGCTGCTGCTGCGCAACGTCAGCGTGGTCGGGGTCGGCTGGGGTGAATTCGTCCGGCAGACACCCGCCGCGCAGGCCGAGGTCGGTGCCGGACTCGGCGCACTGGTCGCGGCGGGGTTGCGTCCGCCCGCCCCGGTGACCTACCGACTGGCCGACGGTGCGCAGGGTCTGCAGGCGCTGGCCGACGGAAAGGTGCGGGGCAAGCTGGTCCTGGTGCCCTAG
- a CDS encoding methyltransferase domain-containing protein, whose translation MDDALRQAIELLLDPPAHPDVSRGYLDLLQSGTDAPSNSGVIQKAWASRAGSMLYDHAQLLNRRLLSATRPPLDWLGVPPGGIALDVGSGPGNITAALARAVGPGGAALGVDISEAMLERAVAAQAGPRVGFVRADAQRLPFRDASFDAVVSLAALQLMPDVVAAASEMVRVLRPGCRIAVMVPTVGPAAAMRVLAKGGARFFDEDELGDVFEGLGLAGVRTRTRGPIQWVRGQKA comes from the coding sequence GTGGACGACGCACTGCGCCAGGCGATCGAACTGCTTCTCGACCCGCCTGCCCACCCCGACGTGAGCCGGGGCTACCTCGACCTGCTGCAGTCCGGCACCGATGCGCCCAGCAACTCCGGCGTCATCCAGAAGGCCTGGGCGTCCCGGGCCGGATCGATGCTCTACGACCATGCGCAGCTGCTCAACCGCCGGTTGCTGTCGGCGACCCGGCCTCCGCTCGATTGGCTGGGCGTCCCGCCCGGCGGGATCGCGCTGGACGTCGGCAGCGGCCCCGGCAACATCACCGCGGCGTTGGCCCGAGCTGTGGGCCCGGGCGGTGCCGCCCTGGGGGTGGACATCTCCGAAGCGATGCTGGAGCGTGCGGTCGCGGCCCAGGCCGGCCCTCGGGTGGGCTTCGTCCGGGCCGATGCCCAGCGACTGCCGTTTCGGGACGCCAGTTTCGACGCGGTCGTCTCGCTGGCGGCCCTGCAGTTGATGCCCGACGTCGTCGCGGCGGCGTCGGAGATGGTGCGTGTCCTACGGCCCGGCTGCCGGATCGCGGTCATGGTGCCCACCGTGGGGCCCGCCGCCGCCATGCGGGTGCTGGCGAAGGGCGGCGCCCGCTTCTTCGACGAGGATGAGCTGGGCGACGTCTTCGAGGGACTGGGACTGGCCGGGGTGCGGACCAGGACCCGGGGCCCCATCCAGTGGGTGCGCGGGCAGAAAGCGTGA
- a CDS encoding DUF456 domain-containing protein: protein MSTLGVVLVALVIAVGLVGIVLPIVPGGGFLVLGAIAVWAIVEGTTVSWVTLGIAAAFSLTAEVIKYVWPVRRMRAAEVRTWSLVAGGVLGVLGFFVIPVIGLVIGFVAGVYLAEFAVRRDQRRALASTVHAVKGVALSVGVELAGALLATGAWVTALVITQ, encoded by the coding sequence GTGAGCACTCTCGGCGTAGTTCTCGTCGCACTGGTGATCGCCGTCGGACTCGTCGGCATCGTGCTGCCCATCGTGCCCGGTGGCGGATTCCTGGTGCTGGGCGCGATCGCCGTGTGGGCGATCGTCGAGGGCACGACGGTGTCGTGGGTGACGCTCGGGATCGCGGCGGCGTTCTCGCTGACCGCCGAGGTGATCAAGTATGTGTGGCCGGTGCGGCGGATGCGGGCGGCCGAGGTGCGGACCTGGAGTCTGGTGGCCGGCGGCGTGCTCGGCGTGCTCGGCTTCTTCGTCATCCCGGTGATCGGCCTCGTGATCGGGTTCGTCGCCGGGGTGTACCTCGCCGAGTTCGCCGTGCGCCGTGATCAGCGTCGGGCGTTGGCGTCGACCGTGCATGCGGTCAAAGGTGTTGCGCTGTCGGTGGGGGTCGAACTGGCCGGTGCGCTGCTGGCCACGGGCGCGTGGGTGACCGCGCTGGTGATCACGCAGTGA
- a CDS encoding YceI family protein — MTEWIVGPDSGELLIHTGVTGRAARMGHRLTIAMGRWQAVLRDEDGHLRGVELTVDLDSLSVLRGEGGVTPLSGPEKVLVVANAMKLFRVQRFPQARFASTDVESAGETLRVSGTLDLNGHTGAQTVDVRVEDAGEFWRLSGRARVRHSEFGIKQYSMLMGAMKVADEVDVTLTATVAKDRT; from the coding sequence GTGACCGAGTGGATTGTCGGCCCCGACTCGGGGGAGCTGCTGATACATACGGGTGTCACCGGGAGGGCAGCCCGGATGGGCCACCGGTTGACCATCGCGATGGGCCGCTGGCAAGCGGTGCTGCGGGACGAGGACGGTCACCTCCGTGGCGTCGAGTTGACCGTCGACCTCGACTCGTTGAGCGTATTGCGCGGCGAAGGGGGCGTCACCCCGCTGTCCGGCCCGGAGAAGGTGCTGGTGGTCGCCAACGCGATGAAATTATTTCGGGTGCAACGATTTCCGCAGGCACGGTTTGCGTCCACCGATGTGGAGAGCGCCGGGGAGACGCTGCGTGTGTCCGGAACGCTGGACCTCAACGGGCACACCGGTGCGCAGACGGTGGACGTGCGGGTCGAGGATGCCGGCGAATTCTGGCGTCTGAGCGGACGCGCCCGGGTGCGACACAGCGAGTTCGGCATCAAGCAGTATTCGATGCTCATGGGTGCGATGAAAGTGGCCGACGAGGTTGACGTGACGCTCACCGCCACCGTCGCCAAAGACCGCACCTGA
- a CDS encoding Rv1535 domain-containing protein: MNDSGAGLPAQPLAEAVSRVLTVPLRELYAVLWRCGVIEIDD, translated from the coding sequence GTGAATGATTCCGGCGCGGGCCTGCCCGCCCAACCGTTGGCCGAGGCCGTGTCCCGCGTCCTGACCGTTCCGTTGCGCGAGTTGTATGCGGTGTTGTGGCGTTGCGGCGTCATCGAGATCGACGACTGA
- a CDS encoding tyrosine-protein phosphatase — MPPIEHGGGRTVTEVLAGAWNFRDVAESAGIRPGLLFRSSELSRLTEEGRAALLSLGISDVADLRSRRELERRGPGQVPAGVALHHLPFHFEDDSTQEAPHETTFQRVMSESPDGEDVAESAKRYMTEVYEEFPTLTGAQVAVRQVIALLAEGRPVIAHCFAGKDRTGFTVATVLETVGVPRESILTDFLRSNDAIDPLRDSIMESVKARAGEDPEVLTFAEARLTDAVLGVRSEYLEAAHHKLHQTYGSVNGFLDAAGVTDEQIKRLRATLVG; from the coding sequence GTGCCGCCCATCGAGCACGGCGGTGGCCGGACGGTGACCGAGGTGCTGGCGGGAGCGTGGAACTTTCGAGATGTTGCCGAGTCCGCCGGTATCCGGCCGGGGCTGCTGTTCCGGTCCAGCGAGTTGAGTCGGCTCACCGAAGAGGGTCGGGCGGCACTGCTGTCGCTCGGTATCAGCGATGTGGCCGATCTGCGGTCACGGCGCGAGCTGGAGCGCCGCGGACCCGGGCAGGTACCCGCCGGGGTCGCGTTGCACCACCTGCCGTTCCATTTCGAGGACGATTCCACGCAGGAGGCCCCGCACGAGACGACCTTCCAGCGGGTGATGTCGGAGTCACCGGACGGCGAGGATGTCGCCGAGTCCGCCAAGCGGTACATGACCGAGGTGTACGAGGAGTTCCCGACGCTGACCGGTGCGCAGGTGGCGGTGCGCCAGGTGATCGCACTGCTGGCCGAGGGCCGACCGGTGATCGCGCACTGCTTCGCCGGTAAGGACCGCACCGGCTTCACCGTGGCCACCGTGCTGGAGACCGTCGGCGTGCCACGCGAGTCGATCCTGACCGATTTCCTGCGCAGCAACGACGCCATCGACCCGCTGCGCGATTCCATCATGGAATCGGTGAAGGCGCGGGCCGGTGAGGACCCCGAGGTGCTGACGTTTGCCGAGGCCCGGCTCACCGATGCCGTGCTCGGGGTCCGCTCGGAGTACCTCGAAGCGGCACACCACAAGCTTCACCAGACCTACGGCTCGGTGAACGGATTCCTGGACGCCGCCGGCGTCACCGACGAGCAGATCAAGAGGCTGCGCGCCACCCTGGTCGGCTAG
- a CDS encoding acyl-CoA dehydrogenase family protein — protein MDFSMSAKAADYHKRLTDFMVENVFPAEAAYHAYREDKGPKDHTVPPVVEELKAKAKAAGLWNLFLPSESGLTNLDYAPLAELTGWSMEIAPEVFNCAAPDTGNMETLHLFADEAQRKQWLEPLLAGEIRSAFAMTEPAVASSDARNIETTMLRDGSDYVINGRKWWITGAADPRCKILIVMGRTNPDAASHAQQSMILVPVDTHGVDIQRSLPVFGWQDQHGHCEIVFDNVRVPVDNLLHEEGSGFAIAQARLGPGRIHHCMRALGAAERALALMIDRVQTRIAFGKPLAEQGVVREAIAKSRNEIDQARLLCEKAAWTIDQQGNKAAHVLVSQIKSVAPQIACDVLDRAIQVHGGAGVSDDFPLARLYAWHRAMRLFDGPDEVHMRTIARAELGREKSPFATAVCRPSSTAVAGR, from the coding sequence ATGGACTTCTCGATGTCCGCCAAGGCGGCTGACTACCACAAGCGGCTCACCGACTTCATGGTCGAGAACGTGTTCCCGGCCGAGGCCGCCTACCACGCCTACCGCGAGGACAAGGGGCCCAAGGACCACACCGTGCCGCCGGTGGTCGAGGAGCTCAAGGCCAAGGCCAAGGCCGCCGGGCTGTGGAACCTGTTCCTGCCCTCGGAGTCGGGCCTGACCAACCTGGACTACGCGCCGCTGGCCGAGTTGACCGGCTGGAGCATGGAGATCGCCCCCGAGGTGTTCAACTGCGCGGCTCCCGACACCGGGAACATGGAGACCCTGCACCTGTTCGCCGACGAGGCGCAGCGCAAGCAGTGGCTGGAACCCCTGCTGGCCGGTGAGATCCGCTCGGCGTTCGCGATGACCGAGCCCGCGGTGGCCTCCAGCGATGCCCGCAACATCGAGACCACCATGCTGCGCGACGGTTCGGACTACGTCATCAACGGCCGCAAGTGGTGGATCACCGGCGCGGCCGACCCGCGCTGCAAGATCCTGATCGTGATGGGCCGCACCAACCCGGACGCGGCCAGCCATGCCCAGCAGTCCATGATCCTGGTCCCGGTCGACACCCACGGGGTGGACATCCAGCGCTCGCTGCCGGTGTTCGGCTGGCAGGACCAGCACGGGCACTGCGAGATCGTGTTCGACAACGTCCGGGTACCGGTGGACAACCTGCTCCACGAGGAGGGCAGCGGTTTCGCGATCGCGCAGGCCCGGCTCGGCCCGGGCCGCATCCACCACTGCATGCGTGCCCTGGGTGCTGCCGAGCGCGCACTGGCACTGATGATCGACCGGGTGCAGACCCGCATCGCGTTCGGTAAGCCGCTGGCCGAGCAGGGTGTGGTGCGCGAGGCGATCGCCAAGTCCCGCAACGAGATCGACCAGGCCCGGCTGCTGTGCGAGAAGGCCGCCTGGACCATCGACCAGCAGGGCAACAAGGCCGCCCACGTGCTCGTCAGCCAGATCAAGTCGGTGGCCCCGCAGATCGCCTGCGACGTTCTCGACCGTGCCATCCAGGTGCACGGCGGCGCCGGGGTTAGCGATGACTTCCCGCTGGCCCGCCTCTACGCCTGGCACCGCGCCATGCGCCTGTTCGACGGACCCGACGAGGTGCATATGCGCACCATCGCCCGCGCCGAACTCGGCAGAGAGAAGAGCCCCTTCGCCACGGCGGTGTGCCGCCCATCGAGCACGGCGGTGGCCGGACGGTGA
- a CDS encoding LysR family transcriptional regulator, which yields MNIEELQWFVTLAETEHVTDAAAELGISQPTLSRSLARLESAVGAPLFDRLNRRLQLNDYGRILLEHARRSIDEMRSATERITALQDPETGMVRLAFLHSQGGGLVPDLLRRFRAEAPRVQFDLFQGAAHEILARLAGGRSDLAITSPRPPGYPWRVLDVERLCLAVPRDHRFATRTRLRLADAADEPFVVLGPGFGLRRLTDELCEQAGIAPPVVFEAMELPTVEGLVGAGLGVAVVPTPRPDHADPGVAYIPLTEPTAKRQIGLTWNADRELAPAARRLADFIMHIKHESA from the coding sequence ATGAACATCGAAGAACTGCAGTGGTTCGTGACGCTCGCCGAAACCGAACACGTCACCGACGCGGCGGCCGAACTGGGTATCAGCCAGCCCACGCTGTCGCGGTCACTGGCCCGGCTGGAATCGGCGGTCGGGGCACCGCTGTTCGACCGGCTCAACCGCAGACTGCAACTCAACGACTACGGCCGGATCCTGCTCGAGCATGCGCGGCGCAGTATCGACGAGATGCGGTCGGCCACCGAGCGCATCACCGCCCTGCAGGATCCGGAGACCGGGATGGTGCGGTTGGCCTTCCTGCACTCCCAGGGTGGCGGCCTGGTGCCCGACCTGCTGCGCCGGTTCCGCGCCGAGGCGCCCCGGGTGCAGTTCGACCTGTTCCAGGGCGCGGCGCACGAGATCCTGGCGCGGCTGGCCGGGGGCCGGTCCGATCTGGCCATCACCTCACCGCGCCCGCCCGGGTACCCGTGGCGAGTTCTCGACGTGGAACGACTGTGTCTGGCCGTCCCGCGCGATCACCGGTTCGCGACCCGGACCCGGTTGCGCCTGGCCGACGCCGCCGACGAGCCCTTTGTGGTGTTGGGACCCGGCTTCGGTCTGCGCCGGCTCACCGACGAATTGTGCGAGCAGGCGGGTATCGCGCCGCCGGTGGTGTTCGAGGCGATGGAGCTTCCCACCGTGGAGGGCCTGGTCGGCGCCGGACTCGGGGTGGCCGTGGTGCCGACGCCCAGACCCGATCACGCCGATCCCGGTGTCGCCTACATCCCGCTCACCGAGCCCACGGCCAAGCGGCAGATCGGTCTGACCTGGAACGCGGACCGCGAACTGGCTCCGGCGGCGCGTCGTCTCGCCGACTTCATCATGCATATCAAGCATGAATCTGCATAA
- a CDS encoding response regulator, producing the protein MQDSAQKVSVVVGDDHPMFRDGVVRALAASGSIEVVGEAEDGVAALELIRTHQPAVALLDYRMPGMDGSEVAAAVVRGDLPTRVLLISAHDESAIVYKALQDGAAGFLSKESTRGELVSAVLDCARGRDVIAPALAASLAGEIRRRNEPDIPALSGREREVLAMIARGLTIPAMAKELYLAPSTVKTHVQRLYEKLGVGDRGAAVAEAMRRKLLD; encoded by the coding sequence ATGCAGGATTCGGCGCAGAAGGTGAGTGTTGTGGTGGGTGATGACCACCCGATGTTCCGCGACGGTGTGGTGCGTGCGCTGGCCGCCAGCGGTTCCATCGAGGTGGTCGGCGAGGCCGAGGACGGGGTGGCCGCACTGGAACTGATCCGCACCCACCAGCCGGCGGTGGCGCTGCTGGATTACCGGATGCCCGGGATGGACGGTTCCGAGGTGGCCGCCGCCGTCGTGCGCGGCGATCTGCCCACCCGGGTGCTGCTCATCTCCGCCCACGACGAGTCCGCGATCGTCTACAAGGCTCTGCAGGACGGCGCCGCCGGTTTCCTGTCCAAGGAGTCGACCCGCGGAGAACTGGTCAGCGCGGTGCTGGACTGCGCCCGCGGCCGCGATGTCATCGCCCCGGCGCTGGCCGCGTCGCTGGCCGGGGAGATCCGTCGCCGCAACGAGCCGGACATCCCAGCGCTGTCCGGTCGGGAACGCGAGGTGCTGGCCATGATCGCGCGGGGTCTGACCATCCCGGCGATGGCCAAGGAGCTCTACCTCGCGCCGTCGACGGTCAAGACGCACGTGCAGCGGCTCTACGAGAAGCTGGGCGTCGGCGATCGCGGGGCCGCGGTGGCCGAGGCGATGCGCCGCAAGCTGCTCGACTGA
- a CDS encoding sensor histidine kinase — MAPLVEFFAAAPVRVSAVLRLPLIALIAVLVWIWDVDHWLPGLYVAVLGGYAVIAVAWVIAALRGPLPRWADWASTGVDVLLIAVLCVVSGGATAALLPVFFLLPISVAFQDKPWLTAIIGTVTAGAYLAVWIVYSKRDDRMGLPNMVYTHFGFLLWLAVATTALCLVLAMRAARVKALLGIRNQLVSEAMHADEQHSREVAENLHDGPLQNLLAARMELDEIRERISDPGLDAVRAALQDTAKQLRSTVTELHPQVLAQLGLTEGVRELLRQFESRTRCEVDAELDEVGKPQSQALLYRAARELLANIGKHADAHEVSVRLSRSGDRVVLTVADDGRGFDPDLVAERLAAGHIGLGSLQARVDAMGGSMDIDAAPGRGTTVTVTSPPEPAINASPARVADR, encoded by the coding sequence GTGGCGCCCCTCGTCGAATTCTTCGCGGCCGCACCGGTACGGGTGTCGGCGGTGCTGCGGCTGCCGTTGATCGCGTTGATCGCGGTGCTGGTGTGGATCTGGGACGTCGACCACTGGCTGCCCGGCCTGTATGTGGCGGTATTGGGCGGATACGCCGTCATCGCGGTGGCGTGGGTGATCGCCGCACTCAGGGGTCCACTGCCGCGGTGGGCGGACTGGGCCTCCACCGGCGTCGACGTGCTGCTGATCGCGGTGCTGTGTGTGGTTTCCGGGGGCGCCACCGCCGCACTGCTGCCGGTGTTCTTCCTGCTGCCCATCTCGGTGGCGTTCCAGGACAAGCCCTGGCTGACAGCGATCATCGGGACCGTCACTGCGGGCGCGTATCTGGCGGTGTGGATCGTCTACTCCAAGCGGGACGACCGGATGGGCCTGCCCAACATGGTCTATACGCACTTCGGGTTCCTGCTGTGGCTGGCGGTCGCCACCACCGCGTTGTGCCTGGTGCTGGCGATGCGTGCGGCGCGGGTGAAGGCACTGCTGGGGATACGCAATCAGTTGGTCTCCGAGGCCATGCATGCCGACGAGCAACACAGTCGTGAGGTCGCGGAGAATCTGCACGACGGCCCGTTGCAGAACCTGCTGGCGGCCCGGATGGAACTCGACGAGATCCGGGAGCGGATCTCCGATCCGGGGTTGGACGCGGTGCGCGCGGCCTTGCAGGACACCGCCAAGCAACTGCGCTCGACCGTAACCGAGCTGCACCCGCAGGTGCTCGCGCAGCTCGGTCTGACCGAAGGGGTGCGGGAACTGCTGCGCCAGTTCGAATCCCGCACCCGGTGTGAGGTCGACGCCGAACTCGACGAGGTGGGCAAACCGCAGTCCCAGGCCCTGCTCTACCGGGCGGCACGGGAACTGCTGGCCAATATCGGCAAGCACGCCGACGCGCACGAGGTGAGTGTCCGGCTGTCGCGGTCCGGTGACCGGGTGGTGCTCACCGTCGCCGACGACGGCCGCGGCTTCGACCCGGATCTGGTGGCGGAACGGCTCGCCGCCGGCCACATCGGGCTGGGCTCGCTGCAGGCGCGCGTCGATGCGATGGGAGGATCGATGGACATCGATGCCGCGCCGGGGCGCGGGACCACGGTGACGGTCACCTCGCCACCGGAGCCCGCGATAAATGCCTCGCCCGCACGGGTTGCCGACCGGTAG
- a CDS encoding alpha/beta fold hydrolase codes for MKLRVVLVLLIAVVSAVLVNAWVVTDTARAAQPFGGGHVLELDGPDLNVREYGPPGERAVVLLHGYSASIEWWEEVAPLLVDGRRVIAVDLVGHGGSEAPREAAPYRPEGQAEAVREALDALGVRRAVLVGHSMGGAVAAALADRYPDVVERVAVSDTPGAADLVAMPLLGKMVCWPVIGPTLDRFRTVDAITESSLQTGFDAEYPVPAFAHRSLERLTYAGVCDSKESSRPPVADTLAALGKPVLVVWGETDVLTPTAPNVTRYTAAGMSPRIIAGAGHSPMVEKPAEFVSAIADFVARR; via the coding sequence GTGAAACTGCGCGTCGTCCTCGTGCTGCTCATCGCGGTCGTGTCCGCGGTCCTGGTCAACGCCTGGGTGGTCACCGATACGGCGCGCGCAGCGCAGCCCTTCGGCGGGGGACACGTCCTCGAGCTGGACGGCCCGGATCTCAACGTGAGGGAATACGGCCCGCCCGGGGAGCGCGCTGTCGTTCTGCTGCACGGGTATTCGGCATCCATCGAGTGGTGGGAAGAAGTGGCGCCGCTGCTGGTCGATGGCCGGCGGGTGATCGCGGTCGACCTCGTCGGCCATGGTGGGTCCGAGGCGCCACGGGAGGCCGCACCCTATCGACCCGAGGGGCAGGCCGAGGCCGTGCGCGAGGCGCTCGATGCGCTCGGGGTGCGCCGGGCCGTCCTGGTGGGGCATTCGATGGGCGGTGCGGTCGCGGCGGCCCTCGCCGACCGGTACCCGGACGTGGTGGAGCGCGTGGCGGTCTCCGACACCCCGGGGGCCGCCGACCTGGTCGCCATGCCGTTGCTGGGAAAGATGGTGTGCTGGCCCGTGATCGGGCCCACGCTGGACCGGTTCCGCACCGTCGACGCGATCACCGAGAGTTCCCTGCAGACCGGGTTCGACGCCGAGTACCCGGTGCCGGCGTTCGCGCACCGGTCGCTGGAGCGGCTCACCTACGCCGGCGTGTGCGACTCCAAGGAGTCCTCGCGGCCCCCGGTCGCCGACACCCTCGCCGCGCTGGGCAAGCCGGTGCTGGTGGTCTGGGGTGAGACCGATGTGCTGACGCCGACCGCGCCCAACGTCACCCGGTACACCGCGGCCGGGATGTCGCCGCGCATCATCGCCGGGGCGGGGCACAGCCCGATGGTCGAGAAGCCGGCCGAGTTCGTCTCGGCCATCGCCGATTTCGTGGCTAGGCGATGA
- a CDS encoding acyl-CoA dehydrogenase family protein, with amino-acid sequence MPVDRLLPSQEAHELIELTREIADKVLDPIVDAHEKAETYPEGVFGQLGAAGLLSLPQSEEWGGGGQPYEVYLQVLEEIAARWAAVAVAVSVHSLSSHPLLAFGTEEQKRRWLPGMLSGEQIGAYSLSEPQAGSDAAALRCAAVRDGDHYVINGSKSWITHGGIADFYTLFARTGPGSKGISCFLVPGDLDGLSFGAPEEKMGLHAVPTTAAFYDDARLDADRLIGIEGQGLPIAFSALDSGRLGIAAVAVGIAQAALDDAVRYANERTTFGRKIIDHQGLGFMLADMSAAVASARATYLDAARRRDLGLPYGSQASIAKLVATDAAMKVTTDAVQVLGGVGYTRDFRAERYMREAKITQIFEGTNQIQRMVMARSLIA; translated from the coding sequence GTGCCCGTCGACCGCCTGCTCCCGTCCCAGGAAGCTCACGAGCTCATCGAGCTGACCCGCGAGATCGCCGACAAGGTGCTCGACCCGATCGTGGACGCCCATGAGAAGGCCGAGACCTACCCCGAGGGAGTGTTCGGCCAACTCGGCGCGGCCGGGCTGCTGAGCCTTCCGCAGTCCGAGGAGTGGGGCGGGGGCGGCCAGCCCTACGAGGTGTACCTGCAGGTGCTCGAGGAGATCGCGGCTCGCTGGGCGGCGGTCGCGGTCGCGGTCAGCGTGCACAGCCTGTCCTCGCATCCGCTGCTGGCCTTCGGCACCGAGGAGCAGAAACGGCGCTGGCTGCCCGGGATGCTCTCCGGTGAGCAGATCGGCGCCTACAGCCTGAGTGAGCCGCAGGCCGGCTCGGACGCGGCCGCGCTGCGGTGCGCCGCGGTGCGCGACGGCGATCACTACGTGATCAACGGGTCGAAGTCCTGGATCACCCACGGTGGGATCGCGGACTTCTACACGCTGTTCGCCCGGACCGGGCCCGGCAGCAAGGGCATCAGTTGCTTCCTGGTGCCCGGCGACCTGGACGGCCTCAGCTTCGGCGCGCCGGAGGAGAAGATGGGCCTGCACGCGGTGCCCACCACCGCGGCGTTCTACGACGATGCCCGCCTCGACGCCGACCGGCTGATCGGCATCGAGGGCCAGGGCCTGCCGATCGCCTTTTCCGCCTTGGATTCCGGACGTCTCGGCATCGCCGCGGTGGCCGTCGGCATCGCCCAGGCCGCCCTCGACGACGCGGTGCGCTACGCCAACGAACGAACCACGTTCGGCCGCAAGATCATCGACCATCAGGGGCTCGGCTTCATGCTGGCCGACATGTCCGCCGCGGTGGCCAGCGCACGGGCCACCTACCTGGACGCCGCACGTCGCCGCGACCTGGGCCTGCCGTACGGCTCGCAGGCCAGCATCGCCAAGCTGGTCGCCACCGACGCCGCGATGAAGGTCACCACCGACGCCGTGCAGGTGCTCGGCGGGGTCGGCTACACCCGCGACTTCCGCGCCGAGCGGTACATGCGGGAAGCCAAGATCACCCAGATCTTCGAGGGCACCAACCAGATCCAGCGGATGGTGATGGCGCGCAGTCTCATCGCCTAG
- a CDS encoding TetR/AcrR family transcriptional regulator has product MLDAPDDGFGTRRRTRLFDDLLALFLAEGFSHLTLDEIAARLRCSKSTLYTLATSKDELVRRVTVYFFKRATTAVEATLAQAGNARQRVAAYLTGVGAELAVASDAFMADMNDFAPAREVYEANTRAAALRVRQLIEDGVGEGEYREVHTSFAADLIATMMVRIQQRSVREATGLTDAEAYAELATLLTEGLRA; this is encoded by the coding sequence ATGCTGGATGCGCCCGACGACGGCTTCGGTACCCGTCGACGGACCCGACTCTTCGACGACCTGCTGGCGCTGTTCCTCGCCGAGGGCTTCAGCCACCTCACCCTGGATGAGATCGCGGCCAGACTGCGGTGCTCCAAGTCCACCCTGTACACCCTGGCCACCAGCAAGGACGAACTGGTCCGGCGAGTGACCGTGTACTTCTTCAAACGCGCCACCACCGCGGTCGAGGCGACCCTCGCGCAGGCCGGCAACGCCCGTCAGCGCGTCGCGGCCTACCTCACCGGGGTCGGCGCGGAACTGGCCGTCGCCTCGGACGCCTTCATGGCCGATATGAACGACTTCGCGCCGGCGCGGGAGGTCTACGAGGCCAACACCCGGGCGGCCGCGCTACGGGTCCGTCAGCTCATCGAGGACGGCGTCGGCGAGGGGGAGTACCGCGAGGTGCACACCTCGTTCGCGGCCGACCTGATCGCCACGATGATGGTCCGGATCCAGCAGCGCAGCGTCCGGGAGGCCACCGGGCTGACCGACGCCGAGGCCTACGCCGAGCTGGCCACGCTGCTCACCGAGGGGCTGCGGGCCTGA